The Proteus terrae subsp. cibarius genome contains the following window.
GATGTACCCGTGCTCATTAAGATGACTATCAATAGATGCAGTATATAACTCCACATCTGGATGAGCTTCTTCTAATGCCTTAATACCTTCTGGAGCAGCAACCAGTACTAATACTTTAATTGAAGTACAGCCCGCATTTTTTAATAAATCAATTGTGGCAATCATAGAGCCGCCTGTTGCTAACATAGGGTCAACAACAAGAGCCATACGCTCTTCAATATTGGATGCTAATTTCTGGAAGTAAGGGACAGGTTTTAATGTTTCTTCATCGCGGTAAACGCCAACTACACTGATTCGGGCACTAGGAATATTTTCTAATACTCCATCCATCATCCCGATACCTGCACGGAGGATAGGAACTACTGTGATTTTTTTTCCTTTAATCTGTTCTATCTCTACCGCACCACACCAACCTTCTATTGTTACCGTCTCTGTTTCTAAATCGGCGGTAGCTTCATACGTCAGTAGACTGGAAACTTCTGAAGCCAGTTCACGAAAGCGTTTAGTGCTTATATCATGATCTCGCATCAGCCCCAATTTATGTTGAATGAGTGGGTGTTTTACCTCAACGATCTTCATAATTTCTCCTAATGTACGACGCAGCCTGACAAAAAAATCGCGAGATTATACCGCTTTTTTGCCAACATTCCATCGTTTTTCTATTGATATTGATCAAACGCACAGCTTTTAACCACACCAACATGAATAATTGTGACCTATAAAGAAGATCCTCGCAAACGTTTGCTTTGCCTGTTAGAATAGCGTCCGCACACATTTTTTCTTAACAGCAACTTGCCGTGAGGGCTCTACGTGACTAACAAATCCTCTCTCAGCTATAAAGATGCCGGTGTCGATATTGATGCAGGTAATGCTTTAGTCGATCGTATCAAAGGTGTAGTAAAAGAAACACGCCGTCCTGAAGTTATGGGGGGTTTAGGTGGTTTTGGCGCACTTTGTGCAATTCCCTCTAAATACCGCGAACCTATTTTAGTTTCAGGCACTGATGGCGTAGGAACCAAACTTCGCCTTGCGATGGATTTAAATCGCCATGATGACATCGGTATTGATTTAGTCGCAATGTGTGTCAACGATTTGATTGTTCAAGGTGCAGAACCTCTTTTCTTCCTTGACTACTATGCCACGGGAAAATTAGATGTCGATACCGCAGCACGCGTAGTAACAGGTATTGCAGAAGGTTGTAAACAATCTGGTTGTGCGCTAGTCGGTGGGGAAACTGCTGAAATGCCAGGAATGTACCACGGTAACGATTATGATATCGCAGGCTTTTGTGTCGGTGTGGTTGAAAAATCAGAAATTATCGATGGTAGCAAAGTTAAAGCTGGCGATGCACTAATCGCTTTAGCATCAAGTGGTCCTCATTCTAATGGCTATTCATTAGTCAGAAAAATTCTTGAAGTCAGCAATACGCAAGCTGAGAGCACACCATTAGGCGATAAATCATTAGCGGATCACCTATTAGCCCCTACTCGTATTTATGTGAAGTCACTACTTTCATTAATTGAAAGTGTGGACATCCACGCTGTCGCACATATTACTGGTGGCGGATTCTGGGAAAATATTCCTCGCGTATTACCTGAAAACACGCAAGCGCGTATAGAAAGTAAAAGTTGGGAATGGCCACTGGTTTTCAAATGGCTACAAGATGCCGGACAAGTCAGTACACATGAAATGTACCGCACCTTTAACTGCGGCGTTGGATTGTTAATTGCTGTTAACCCAAATGACGTTGAAAAAACCTTAGCACATCTAGCTGAGTGTGGTGAAAACGCATGGTTAATTGGTGAAATTGCACCACAAGCTGCTGGTGAAGCACAAGTTATTATTAACTAATGAAAGCATGTGAATGAAAAATATTGTCGTCCTTATCTCAGGAAACGGCAGCAACCTACAGGCGGTTATCGACGCCTGTAGGGCAAATAAAATCACAGGTAATGTGGTTGCTGTCTTAAGTAATAAAGCTGATGCATACGGTCTTGAACGAGCAAAACTGGCTAATATTCCAGCTTATTTTGTTGATCCTACTCTATATAATGACAGAGCGGATTACGATAAAGCGTTAATTGAAAAAATCGATACTTATCAGCCCGATATTGTAGTTCTAGCAGGTTTCATGCGTATTTTATCACCTGATTTTGTCACTCACTATCAGCATAAACTATTAAATATCCATCCTTCTTTACTTCCTAAATATCCCGGATTACACACTCATCGCCAAGTTTTAGCGAATAAAGACTCTTTTCATGGCGTTACTGTCCATTTTGTTACAGAAGAGCTTGATGGTGGTCCCATGATTATTCAGGCACGTATTCCTGTTTTGCCCGATGATACTGAACAATCATTACAAGCAAGAATACAAACTGAAGAGTATCGTATCTATCCATTAGCGATCAGTTGGCTAGCTGACGAGCGATTAAAAATGAAGAATAATCAAGCCTTTCTCGATGATATTGCGCTTTTCGACAACCTTGGTTAACTATTTCGTTTAAGATAAAAAGTCACATTGTGCTACACTGTAGCTCGCGTGACTTTTTTTGTGTCACCCTTTTCTCTTTTTATTCAATGCATTAACCGAGGTGCTTATGTCCGGTGGTAAGAAAGTTCCACCTATAAAATTACGTCCTCTCGAACGAGAAGATCTCTCTTTTGTCCATCAACTTGATAATAACGCCAGCGTTATGCGCTATTGGTTTGAAGAGCCTTATGAGGCTTTTATCGAGTTAAGCGACCTTTATGAAAAACATATTCACGACCAAAATGAACGCCGTTTTATTGCCGAAAGTGACGGCACTAAAATTGGGCTTGTCGAGTTAGTTGAAATTGATTATGTTCACCGTCGTGCTGAATTCCAAATCATCATCGCACCTGCACATCAAGGCCACGGCTATGCTGCACGAGCAGCAAAACTAGCAATGGATTATGCTTTTTCTGTACTTAATTTATACAAACTCTATTTGATCGTCGATAAAGAGAATGCTAAAGCGATTCATATTTATGAAAAGCTTGGCTTTAAAAAAGAAGGTGATTTAATAGATGAGTTTTTTGTTAACGGTGCCTACCGCTCTGCGATTAGAATGTGTACTTTCCAAGCGCCTTATTTTGAACAAAAAGCCAAAGAGGCGAAACCCGAAAATTTTGTTAAGCCGGGTGCAACCATTAAGCAACACGTCTGATTTATTCAGACATTAAGTTTTAACTTTAACCCTTGTTGGAGTTCAGATGTCCCAGGAACGACTCTATATTGATAAAGAGATCAGTTGGCTTGCGTTTAACGAACGTGTATTACAAGAAGCGGCTGATAAACGAAACCCGTTAATTGAAAGAGTCAGGTTTCTGGGGATCTATTCAAATAATCTTGATGAGTTCTACAAGGTTCGTTTTGCCGATGTAAAACGCCGTATTTTAATTAATGAAGAGCGTGGTTCACGCTCTGCATCAAGTCATGCTCGCCATCTTATAAAGAAAATTCAGTCAAAAGTGGCTAAAGCTGACCAAGAGTTTGACGCCTTATATAATGATTTGTTACTTGAAATGGCGCGAAATCAAATCTTTTTAATTAACGAACGTCAAATCTCACCGAATCAACAAATCTGGTTACGCCAATACTTCCGTCAAAATTTAAGAAAGCACATCACGCCTATTTTGATTAATCCTGAAACAGACTTAGTTGAGTTTCTTAAAGATGACTATACCTATTTAGCGGTTGAAATAGTGCAAGGGCAAATTATTCATTATGCCCTGCTAGAAATTCCATCAGATAAAGTACCTCGTTTTGTTATTCTGCCAACAGACCAAGGACGTAGTAAGAAAAAATCCATGATTTTATTGGATAATATTTTACGCTACTGTCTTGATGAGGTATTTAAAGGCTTTTTTGATTATGACTCATTAAGTGCTTATTCCATGAAAATGACGCGAGATGCCGAGTACGATCTTGCGACAGAAATGGAATCAAGCTTACTTGAAATGATGTCATCGACATTAAAACAGCGCCTTACCGCTGAGCCTGTCCGTTTTGTTTATCAACGGGATATGCCTGATGAAATGGTGGCTCTACTGCGTAGTAAATTAGGTTTATCAAATAATGACTCCGTAATAGCGGGCGGTCGTTATCATAATTTCAAAGATTTTATTAACTTCCCAAATGAAGGGAGTAAATTTCTTTTAAATAAAGTGATCCCGCGCTTACGCCATGTTTGGTTTGACAATTTCCGTAATGGCTTTGATGCGATACGTGAGCGAGATGTCTTGCTCTATTATCCTTATCATACCTTTGAGCATGTGCTGGAATTGTTGCGCCAAGCCTCTTTTGACCCAAGTGTTATCTCAATAAAAATCAACATTTACCGTGTTGCTAAAGATTCTCGGATCATTGATTCGATGATCCACGCTGCGCATAACGGTAAACGAGTCACAGTTGTCGTTGAGTTACAAGCACGTTTTGATGAAGCTGCAAATATCCACTGGGCCAAACGTCTGACAGAAGCGGGTGTACACGTTATTTTCTCAGCCCCAGGCCTGAAAATTCACGCGAAATTATTTATCATTTCACGTTTAGAAAATGGTGAAATTATTCGCTATGCTCATATCGGTACCGGGAACTTTAACGAAAAAACAGCGCGTCTTTATACTGACTATTCACTATTAACGGCGAATACCGAAATTACTAATGAAGTGCGTCGCGTCTTTAGTTTTATTGAAAACCCTTATCGCCCAGTGACTTTTGAACACTTAATGGTTTCACCACAAAACTCGCGTATTCTGTTAAATCAATTAATCACGAACGAAATTCACAGTGCCCAAGCCGGACATCCCGCGGGGATCACATTAAAAGTGAATAACTTAGTTGATGAAGAGCTCGTTAATCGCCTTTATGACGCGTCAGAAGCTGGCGTAAAAGTACGATTATTAGTACGCGGAATGTGTTCTTTAGTCCCTAATCAACCGGGATTTAGTGAGAATATTCAGGTAACCAGCATTGTTGACCGCTTTTTAGAACACGATCGTGTTTATGTATTTACGAATAAAGGAGATGAAAAAATCTTTCTCTCTTCTGCGGATTGGATGACGCGAAATCTTGATTATCGTATTGAAGTTGCAGTGGCTTTGCTTGATCCTCAACTTAAACAGCGCGTTCTTGATATTCTGGATATTCAATTTAATGACACCGTAAAAGCACGCTATATCGATAAAGATTTAACAAATAGCTATGTTCCTCGTGGAAATAAACGTAAGATCCGTTCCCAGCTTGCTGTCTATGAGTACATTAAATTGTTAGAACAACCAGATCCACGAGCGTAATTCTATGCCTTTATCACAAGATGACTCTTCACCACGTCCTTTAGAAATTGCGGCTATTGACCTCGGTTCTAATAGTTTTCATATGATTATTGCGCGGGTGGTTAATGGCGCATTACAAGTATTAAGCCGTTTAAAACAGCGAGTTTATCTTGCTGATGGTCTTGATGATGATAACGAATTAAGCGAAGAAGCTATGTTACGTGGGCTTTCAGCCCTTTCTCTTTTTGCTGAAAGGTTACAGGGCTTTCCTGCGGAAAATGTCACCGTCGTGGGAACGCATACTTTGCGTGTCGCCACTAATGCAAAAGTCTTTCTTCAACGTGCCAAAGAAGTTATTCCTTATCCTATCGAAATTATTTCAGGACACGAAGAAGCCCGACTTATTTTCATGGGTGTTGAACACACTCAATCTGAAAAAGGCCGAAAGCTCGTTATTGATATCGGTGGTGGCTCAACAGAATTGGTTATTGGTGAAAATTTTGAACCAATCTTAATCGAGAGCCAACGCATGGGTTGTGTCAGTTTTAGCCGTCAATTTTTCCCAGAACAGAAAATCAGCGAATCCGCTTTTCGTAAAGCTCGAGAAAAAGCAGCGCGTAAAATGGAAAAAATTGCATGGCAATACAAAATGACTGGCTGGGATGTGGCTTTAGGGGCTTCAGGAACAATTAAAGCGGCTCATGAGATCTTAGTTGAGTTTGGTGAAAAAGACGGTGTTATCACACCAGAACGCCTACTTATGCTCACTAAACAAGTCTTACGATTTAAAAAATTTAAAGATATCGCCCTTCCGGGATTATCCGATGAACGTAAACATGTTTTTGTACCGGGTTTAGCGATTTTATGCGGCATCTTTGATTCTTTAGGATTAAAAGCCCTACAGCTATCTGATGGTGCATTACGTGAAGGTGTGCTTTATGAAATGGAAGGCAGATTTCGCCATCAAGATATTCGCCAACGCACAGCAAAAAGCCTTGCAGAGCACTATAATATCGATAGAGAGCAAGCAAAACGTGTTCTTGAAACAATGCAATCTCTCTACGCTCAGTGGGCACAGCAAAATCCTAAATTGGTTCGTCCTGATTTAGAAGCCATTTTAATCTGGGCTGTCATGTTACATGAAGTAGGATTAAGCATTAATTTAAGTGGTTTACATCGCCATTCTGCCTATATTCTTTCAAATACTGATTTACCCGGGTTTAATCAAGAGCAACAGCTGTTATTAACAACCCTAGTTCGATATCACCGAAAAGGGATCAAGCTAGATGAGTTGCCAAAATTTAATCTTTATAAAAAGAAACAGTATTTTCCACTCGTACAAATACTAAGATTAGCAACTTTACTTAATAATCAGCGACAATCGACGACAAAACCCGCATCTTTGCGTTTAGTTACAGATGAAAATCATTGGACGCTTT
Protein-coding sequences here:
- the purN gene encoding phosphoribosylglycinamide formyltransferase is translated as MKNIVVLISGNGSNLQAVIDACRANKITGNVVAVLSNKADAYGLERAKLANIPAYFVDPTLYNDRADYDKALIEKIDTYQPDIVVLAGFMRILSPDFVTHYQHKLLNIHPSLLPKYPGLHTHRQVLANKDSFHGVTVHFVTEELDGGPMIIQARIPVLPDDTEQSLQARIQTEEYRIYPLAISWLADERLKMKNNQAFLDDIALFDNLG
- the ppx gene encoding exopolyphosphatase, which produces MPLSQDDSSPRPLEIAAIDLGSNSFHMIIARVVNGALQVLSRLKQRVYLADGLDDDNELSEEAMLRGLSALSLFAERLQGFPAENVTVVGTHTLRVATNAKVFLQRAKEVIPYPIEIISGHEEARLIFMGVEHTQSEKGRKLVIDIGGGSTELVIGENFEPILIESQRMGCVSFSRQFFPEQKISESAFRKAREKAARKMEKIAWQYKMTGWDVALGASGTIKAAHEILVEFGEKDGVITPERLLMLTKQVLRFKKFKDIALPGLSDERKHVFVPGLAILCGIFDSLGLKALQLSDGALREGVLYEMEGRFRHQDIRQRTAKSLAEHYNIDREQAKRVLETMQSLYAQWAQQNPKLVRPDLEAILIWAVMLHEVGLSINLSGLHRHSAYILSNTDLPGFNQEQQLLLTTLVRYHRKGIKLDELPKFNLYKKKQYFPLVQILRLATLLNNQRQSTTKPASLRLVTDENHWTLYFPKKYLSDNTLMELDLEKEQEHWQSVPGWKLDIKEEYA
- the upp gene encoding uracil phosphoribosyltransferase; protein product: MKIVEVKHPLIQHKLGLMRDHDISTKRFRELASEVSSLLTYEATADLETETVTIEGWCGAVEIEQIKGKKITVVPILRAGIGMMDGVLENIPSARISVVGVYRDEETLKPVPYFQKLASNIEERMALVVDPMLATGGSMIATIDLLKNAGCTSIKVLVLVAAPEGIKALEEAHPDVELYTASIDSHLNEHGYIVPGLGDAGDKIFGTK
- the ppk1 gene encoding polyphosphate kinase 1, whose translation is MSQERLYIDKEISWLAFNERVLQEAADKRNPLIERVRFLGIYSNNLDEFYKVRFADVKRRILINEERGSRSASSHARHLIKKIQSKVAKADQEFDALYNDLLLEMARNQIFLINERQISPNQQIWLRQYFRQNLRKHITPILINPETDLVEFLKDDYTYLAVEIVQGQIIHYALLEIPSDKVPRFVILPTDQGRSKKKSMILLDNILRYCLDEVFKGFFDYDSLSAYSMKMTRDAEYDLATEMESSLLEMMSSTLKQRLTAEPVRFVYQRDMPDEMVALLRSKLGLSNNDSVIAGGRYHNFKDFINFPNEGSKFLLNKVIPRLRHVWFDNFRNGFDAIRERDVLLYYPYHTFEHVLELLRQASFDPSVISIKINIYRVAKDSRIIDSMIHAAHNGKRVTVVVELQARFDEAANIHWAKRLTEAGVHVIFSAPGLKIHAKLFIISRLENGEIIRYAHIGTGNFNEKTARLYTDYSLLTANTEITNEVRRVFSFIENPYRPVTFEHLMVSPQNSRILLNQLITNEIHSAQAGHPAGITLKVNNLVDEELVNRLYDASEAGVKVRLLVRGMCSLVPNQPGFSENIQVTSIVDRFLEHDRVYVFTNKGDEKIFLSSADWMTRNLDYRIEVAVALLDPQLKQRVLDILDIQFNDTVKARYIDKDLTNSYVPRGNKRKIRSQLAVYEYIKLLEQPDPRA
- the speG gene encoding spermidine N1-acetyltransferase, with translation MSGGKKVPPIKLRPLEREDLSFVHQLDNNASVMRYWFEEPYEAFIELSDLYEKHIHDQNERRFIAESDGTKIGLVELVEIDYVHRRAEFQIIIAPAHQGHGYAARAAKLAMDYAFSVLNLYKLYLIVDKENAKAIHIYEKLGFKKEGDLIDEFFVNGAYRSAIRMCTFQAPYFEQKAKEAKPENFVKPGATIKQHV
- the purM gene encoding phosphoribosylformylglycinamidine cyclo-ligase, yielding MTNKSSLSYKDAGVDIDAGNALVDRIKGVVKETRRPEVMGGLGGFGALCAIPSKYREPILVSGTDGVGTKLRLAMDLNRHDDIGIDLVAMCVNDLIVQGAEPLFFLDYYATGKLDVDTAARVVTGIAEGCKQSGCALVGGETAEMPGMYHGNDYDIAGFCVGVVEKSEIIDGSKVKAGDALIALASSGPHSNGYSLVRKILEVSNTQAESTPLGDKSLADHLLAPTRIYVKSLLSLIESVDIHAVAHITGGGFWENIPRVLPENTQARIESKSWEWPLVFKWLQDAGQVSTHEMYRTFNCGVGLLIAVNPNDVEKTLAHLAECGENAWLIGEIAPQAAGEAQVIIN